CTAATATAAGCCTATTCTATATTTGTTTACCTTTTCCTTACTAACTTGATCATTGGAGTTCTTTTGAGGGACAAAACCCCTGCCCTTgtaggtacttggttcgaggcaAGACCTAGGTGATCGGTCTAGCAATATCATTTGGCTACATGGGTTGTTACATTAGTTGTTTCATGTCCTTGTATATAATGCCTTACACCTCAAAACATGAGTGTACAATTTTCTTATCTTATCCTTTTATTGGTTAGAGTTGAGTTGCTTATAGCATTCcattcatttctacaaatgaatCTCttgctataatttttaaaatttttatttcttatttattcatTTGGCAATTGCTGCTCTAGGATCTGTGATGTTTCAATTCAGCCACAAGTAGTACTCCTGATGGCACATTCCCAGGCTCtttatgaaaaagaaacaaCCTCTTCATTTTTGAAGGGTCATAAGATTTTTTGAAATGGAAAAATGCATTTGacattttatgtgatagtaagattTCATTAAggctaaaaagaaaattttataagacaaaTATAAGACTAGTTTTGTGGTATGGCACAAAATGTTGGGTAGTAGAACACCAACATTTGCAAAATATAAGTGTAACAAAAATGAGAATGTTAAGATGGGATGTATGACTatttaagaaaagataaaattataaatgaggttattcataataaggtcaATGTGGCTCCTATTGAAGGTAGGATGCATGAGAAACGATAAGATAGTTTAgccatgtgagaagaagaccagtAGAGTGTCAAGACCATGGGGCTATAGCAGTAATTGCAGCTTGTTGCAATTATTGCATTGTATTTTGTCTCTTACAATTTGTAACTTTTTCAGTTTACAATTACAACTTAAAGCAACTTGTAACTGAAAGTTagaaggcctataaataggccactaaATGGAGAATGGGGGATTATGATGTGAAATAACAAGAAttcattctctctaattctctctgtcttctttctctctctcagctctttctctttgtttttcctATTCTTTatgttctctttctttctctctctgttatttctgatctctctctatttctcgattacttttttttcctaaaaaccTAAGAAACCCTGGGTCAGGTCCAGGAacctgacatttggtatcagagtagccGATCCTCGGTTGCTATTTCAGAAGCGGATCTAGGTGATTCTTGGAGGCAGTCTCAGAGGCGAGCAGTGGAGATGGCCGAATGAATCAAGGAAATTTTTGCTAATTTTGGCCAAAAGCTGGACAAAATTTTGAATAGGTTATCAAAAATGCTTCAGGCCAGCCTACCAGTGGATTTTCCTCCAAGATCCACTGCAAAATCTATTTTTACAGGTGCTGGAATCCTTCCTCAGACTTCTGACTTACAGGAAGCTGAGGAACAATCTGAATTGGACTAGTCATTTGTAACTCAAGATTCTGGTGATTTCTTGGTAAAAAACATTGGTTCATTAGATATTCCGGCTATAAATCATGTCGGAGATGGAAGTTGCGATGAAGAGATCTTTCATGCATCTGATGAGATGTGTGCCCTTGGGATTTATTCTAGGCTGGATCAAGTTTTTGACACTCCACATGCTGCGAAAGAAGTTCTAATTGAGCAATTCGGGCTGGAACACTCTTATATTGGTTCCAGGGAAACTGATTGTAGGGCTGATGAGGTCCTAAGATTGGGAATTTTGTAACTTTGGACTCCAGAAAATCATTGCAGATGGTCTAAATCTAGATATGGAGGTCATGTTTCAGCCATTGTGGAACCTGCGGAACATTTTTGTCTCTTCCTATGCAATCAGGATGTTGGGGAAGTTGAGAGGCTTAGGTTCAGAAAAAAAGGAACTTGATGAAACTATTGAAGTCCTAGATGGAAGTTTGAAGTTTCTTCAGATTGAAATAAGACATGCAGAGAATGAAGCAGCTAAACTTCTCAGGCAGCACGAGAAGATTATAAATATTGTACAACTTGAGAAGAGAAAATGGCGTGACATGGAAAACCGTTTAAtcaaaggaagagaaagaggcATGCAGAATCAATTGCCATAATCACTCCCGAACTTTACTATGatttcttggggataagaaatcttttaaggagaggggattgtcatgaccctagggctATAACAGTAATTGCAGCTTATTGCAATTACTGCATTGTAGTTTTTCATTTACAATTTGTAACTTTTCCAGTTTGCTTTTCTTCCTAAAAACCTAAGAAACCCTAGGTCACATAGAGGCTCCTGTGAGGAGACTAGATGAAATGGaccaaatatttattaaaagaggtagagaaagacTTAAACTTAATTTGACTTCTAAAATGATCCAgtctttcattctttttcctgATTGTTTTGtgatctaaaaaaaattcttcaataCTTCTAGTGCTACATGCGTTCCTCCTATTTTTTGCCTGTTTCAAGCCTAGGTAAAGGACGGTTGCATTAGGTAGTTGATAGCCAACATAAAACCTGTCAGATCAAAACCTTATGAATAGGTAAATGAATATGCCACTGTAAAATCTCTTTAGAGctaaaagaaaagttttatTGAATGACTATAAGACCATATTTGTTGTATGACTCAAAATGTTGGACAATTAAGCGCCAACATGTGTAAAATGTGATCATATCATTTACAGAAACAATTATAGGatgatttcaaatttatatattactTTTAACTCGGGAACAATAATTTCAGACATTATTTTGGTAGAAACTGTAGCTTCTCAGAAGTTTTCAATTCACGAATACATTTTTGttatatagttttatttttatgagtTTTCAATATCAGTCATCTGCCTCACATCCATTGGAACTGCAATGTTGCTTTACTTTGTATCATTAATTCTTAAGTATGGTTATATGTATTGCCAAATCTTTGCTACCTTTGTCTGAAAACATTGTCGTGGAGTTCTACCCATGCATAGATATTTACTGGTAATTGCGAACAGTTATCCTGTGTGGAGTTTCTTTTGGCCATGGAAATCTATGTTTTACCAATAGCCTGCTTGAGAAATTCTTTAAGTGGTTCTAATTTTAAACCTTATCAAAACTGGTGGATAAATGATTCATTTTGACTATCacagtttttcaattttagacaGGATATTGTTTACCCCAAAATTCTTTGCCTCTTTTCTTCCATTGACTGAGACTTGCACATCTTGATTCAAACATTATTCCTTACACTTGATATGGTGACCATCCGATGTCTATGTTAACCATGATCTAGGGATAAAGGAATTATGATGATGAAAGGTTTTGGGGTTACTAGTTCTTGTTTGTATGTTGTAGCAGATGAATTACAACTACCGTGAATTTGTGGAAAACAGGTGAGCCTGCTTTAATCAGGGGTTTGCATTTTTAAGGGAACTTCATTTCCTTCCTCTTGGAGCAGAGAACGTCCTTTATCTTTCTATATAGCATGAGTTTGGAAATGGACATGGCCTAGGATTTGTCAGTGTGATTTTTTGGCTTTTATctccatatttatttgatgGGACAAAGATATTTTACTGTTCAAACTTGAATAAGAAAGTGGATGGTCCAGTTGAAGAAGCTCAGCAAATATGCATGGATATGCTGACCACCACGTTATCTTATTTTATGCTATGTTCTTCCCATGCTTGATGTGTTTCAACTTCATGGATATGTTTGAGCTAGATTTGCCTAAGGCATGTCAAGATTCTCTTAGATGTGCTTGTTTGACCATAAGTGTGTTTAACAAGGTGTTGAAGTGTACTGGGTGAGAACTCTTCATTTATTTACTTCACATTCCTATTGTTTGCATTCTTCTTTTCTGGAAATGATGGAATCAATCCTGTGTTTGAAATTGAGGCTCCAACTGTGTACATGGTTCTCTTTATCGGACAAGtattttcccttctttttctgttttggtatttgattgcaTTAGTATTTGCTGTTGCTTAGTTTTTGCTCTTATGCCTTGAAGGCTCTTCTTCTATAAATGACTGACTGATTCACCAGtacttttcctctcttctcaattaaattcctttatttgGAATCATGAACAAAGTCAATATTCGAaggagatggtttttgttttcttctatcCTTTTCCCTCCTTTTTTTGGCTTGCGATCAGTACATTTATTGAAGTGTCACATATTGTATCATATTGGAGGTTTCCAGTTGTAACCAGTAGGAGTTGCTTCTTCTGTGAACCTATTTTCTTATGATAAAAGTCCTTATCTGCTAGCCATTCGATGATAAGGAGAAAACTAGTTTTTGAATAGTGGTCGATTTGTTTTTTCTGTTGAGTGTGTTTCATTATTCTTTTCAGCAGTACAATCCCCCAAGAACTTTAGAGGCTTTAATACTGCATTCAGGTTTACTAGTGTGGGCGTATGTGCTTAATTGTAAATCTGTAAGATAGAGCATCTGCTGTTGAAGAAAAGTAGATATTACATTTTAATGGTATTTTTCATACTGTTATTTAAATGAAAAGGGGTACACTCTAGTGTGCTTTATATGTGTTGTGCATTTTTCATTGTTCCAGGAATAAATGCTATGGAGTTATTTATGATCCATTTGATGGCAAATTTGCTTCAACTGCTGCAATTTGAGTTGGAAGCAGTCTTTATGCTGCAGGTAATGATCTTCTCAAGTTGGAAAATGTTGCTGGGACTTGATGCAGCAGAATGCGTGCTCTTACAACTGAGTTGCATTCTACATAtatatgctctctctctctctctctcaagtgcACACTCATGCACCCATATGCTGTTTTCTCCACTCCTCGTTGCGTCTCAGAAGTTAATACTTCATCTAGATATGGCATTTTATAACCGTCAAGATTTTCAATCATGGTTTCTCCAACTTGTAAGTGGCAATGGAAAACTCGGTTTCATAAGTTGCTCATATTCTCCAATATTTTCTGGTGACTATGATTTGCTAATTGTGGTGTGACATTGATAATTATTACTGTTTATATCCAGAGTTGTTAACAACCAAATCTTTGTAGACTTGTTAAAACTCACACTTGATGTAAATTTTCTGATTGCCATAGAGATCTTGCGCCAAACTGCCATGCCATCCTGTTTAAGAATATCATGTTATTCCACTGGTTTTAGATCCATGTAAGTGAACAGGGGGGAAAAAAACCTGAAGGTCAAATTCCTGATACTTCCGGTGGCAGTTAGAAAGGTATATGACTTCCCTGTTCATTTAGTTCTGTGAAGGTTGAAAGAGCTGAGTGAGAAAGAACAccctattacttttttttttttttcctgctaGGTGATAGAAGTTACTTATTgcttgattttcttttcttttttaagtgaGGTAATATCCGAAAGTGCTTGGTACCTTATCAGGGGAGCTAGTGCTTCTGTTTTACTGCCATTTAGTGCATACATATGTTACCTTATCAGTGATAGGTAATATCTGTGTATGTTCCTTGATCTTTTCTGTCAAAACATAAATTGCAAACACCTAGCAAAAACTCAATCAATTtggttatttataaatttttgttcAGTTccaattttgattcttttgaagcATTGTTATTTCTTTGCCCACTCCTCAATATGAATGGGCTTTTCTAAATTCCCTTTCATCTTGAAATTTGTCTCTCTTGCTTTTCATCTTTCCCCCCCTGCTTGCTGATGTTTATGGAATTGCATGTGCATGCTTTACCAACCTTTGCATCtatattttaactctttttatgTCCACAACGTTGATCAGTGTGAATACTTGCAAATCTCTTTGTTGTCCATGAATAAACAGCCATTTTATATTATCTTCAAAAACTCCACTATTAACGGTCTTCTCCCCGATACAGGAATTTTAAGGAACAAGGATGCTCTTCATGTATTTATTGCGAGTGTTATGTACATAActgaaattttttatgttatatttccTGAGCCAGGCTTCGAGAACATGCTGGATCAACATTTGGATAAGAACTTTAACGGGCCTACTGCCAAAGGGTATCTATTGAGATGGACTTCCATATAGATATTGGTCCAGCCAACATTTCTGAGAGTGCAAACAGATTCACAATCACTGCGaaggttttctttttttctttttctttctcttttctctttgttaGTTGGTTCCTATGCATGTGAGCTTGTTGCTGTATAACATTCTCTTCAGATGCTACTGAATACATTTGACTACAAAAATTTGGTGAATTGTCAAAATTCTTGCTATACTTGATTGTGCAACCTAAATTTACTGATCCACCAGCGATCTTCTGCATGATCTGGTTTTTTAGATAGTTTTTGTCGATTGAGAAAGAAATTTGTCTTTTCGGTGCCTGACAagatatttttagtattttccTTGACAGAGTGTTTACCATTGCAGGTTGACGAATGAGTGAActttaaagaatatataaacGATGCCTccagtgcatgaggctccccTCTTTGCAAGTTTTGAGAGAGGCTTGTTTTTGTATGCAGCCGTAACATTGCTTTGCAAATAGGCTATTTCTACAACGCGAATTCATGATATATCAATCACAAAAGTGCAACCTTAGCCTTGCTACCAACGAGCAACCTTACTTCAGATAATAAGGCTATTCCAAAGATCCGGAGAActtgaatttttgtattaatatgAGAGAAGTTAGGTTGTGTCTAAGCATAGCGTTGATGTTTGGAATTTAGCTTGCTAACTAGCATCTTTTGGTTGCTATAGGAAGGGAGATATTACCAGTGTCTCAAAGTTTAGCCATGTAGCTCACAAGTGCATGAATTCTTTCAGATGTAGACAAAACCTTCATCTACAAATTGTTCTTTAGAAATAAATAAGTGAAAGCCTTTCTGGCTAATGATGTTGAAgaatagttttattattattatttttttcagtttctctttttttaaagCTTCATATAGCTGCAGTTCCTGTGAAATTTAAAAATGGACTCGACAGTTAGTGGCAAGCCAAAGAACTGTCGTAGATGAAGCTGGGAGAGACCACAAGAAAGAAAGATCCATATCACTATGCAATCTTTTTGAGTCTTGTTTTGCTAAAAAAGAGAGTTGTGGGAAAGAAGAAGTTGCATGGGATTTGCAGCAGaagggagaaagaagagagaggaggCACAGGAAAAAAAGGATGTGGTGATTATTAGCAGGGAAGGTAtataggaagaagaaaaagaaagaaaagtttaGTTATGTGGAGATGAGATGAGATTCCCTCATGGAAGATGACACATGCAAGTGCACTGAGAGATAGGAAGAGGAGTAAGGAATAGAAGGGAACCTTTTGGTTTGGCTTCTTGTGCTGCTAAGCCAGATAAAAAGATGCAGTCTTTTTCACTGGGCAAACTGGCATGTAGTTTGTACCTTAACCCTGCATCTCTTATATCTACTACTTTTAAAAAGCTTGGATATACTATGACCTCTCCTTTGATCAATCCCCAGGTCCCCGCCCCACaaccccaccaaaaaaaaaaaaaaaaaaaaagagatcaaCCTCTCCATCTAAATGGTGAATATACTTCTCTctttatatcaattaatttgtttttttttttattcctttgGTGGCTGGTGTTTAGgtctttaatttctttctctctatcaTGTCTATACTTTCTTTGATGCAGTGTAGTGTGTAGCTGAAAGCCCATGATTGTAACATTCTTGTTTCTGTTCCATGGTTGAAATCAAATCTTCTTTAACTCATTAAAAGGCTTCTCTAATTTATTATGCAGTTGCAGTGCTCTCTAAGCTACTCGTGACATATATacctgcattttttttttttattttgggggATGTGTTTCTGcatgtataatacatatatatatatatataaagtgcCACAAATTGCATGGAAGGGTTTTATTAACACGTAGAACACATAGATGAAAGGCTGTAATAGCACAGAATTTGAGAAAGGTGATCCAGGAAAATGACTGAGAATTATACATAGAGAGTGATTCAAAGTTGCAATCAAGCATCTTTTTCCTAGCCGTTGACATTTTTGCcatcttttattttctcatcttttcttttcttttcttctcttttccttttcccgGACCACCAATACACTCTGCATAAATCCCATAGGCTTATCAGCTTCCTCCCCTTTATACCTCACGCTTACATGCAACAGCTGGTAATTTGGAGCTTCTCTCTACTCTCTTCAATCAAAAAGGGttcttgtattaattaattgatttctctttcaaattgattgtaactttatatatgtaatatgcCTGTAATTTTGAAGCGTATTGCTCTATAATTTCATTTTGTGAAAAGTTGTTAGGTTCAATGGGCCAATGGCACCTTTCTAGTAGGCCATGATCCATGAGATTGATTTAACTTCAGTATGGCAAAGGGGGCAATGATGATGGTCGGTCTGTCACTGTGGCTTACGTActgttttattttgatttatctcAAGTGTTTGTCTCTGATGCACCTTCACTCTTCAGCCTTAGATGACCTCACTTTTTGTTTAATTGTGTATGGTACTTTCCACAGCATCATAAGTTAGCAAAATAAGTGGAACCATAGCGTCCATCCGAAGCTTTCTTAGCAAAATACTATGCTGGCACTTCTGGTTTATTTATTAACTTTTTTCTGGGTAGAaggcttaattaattaaggaattaATATACCAATTCTTAATTTTGACGTGATCATAGTTATTTCTAACTAGACGAACCCATCATCTTAACTTTATTAATAGACAATAGTGGATTTCGTGTCCTATACTATGACTAATGTCTACGTGTGCTGCACTATGACCAATGTCTACTTTTTATAAGAGAATTTTGTGTTTTAGAATCTACcatcttatttcaaaaaatgaagaagaactTGATGGTGATAGTTGGCTTTACTTGCCCTGACATTGTGAATTTCAATTGTATACGTTGCttttataaaaaagtaaaatggaGAAGTGTAACACTTTCATCgggtttaaaaaatttaaaataaacccTAATTAGATTAAGTGCTCTTTACAAGACGTTTATGTAATAATTAATgtattgttttttaatttttgttatgacTAACACTAATCAtttaaaacattcaaaatacCTTTCTAAGAAAAGATTGGAGAGAGTgccattaatttcttttatagattaaatgaatatttacataattaataaatattaaactgaaatttaaattttcacaaCCTCTAAGGATAGAGTTAAACAGTCCGTCATATGTGTTTTAGAGTTTAAGATATTATGAGATCTTAAGTTCGATTATGTTTTTGTGCGAAACTATAAAATCACTCGTGTTTATCATAAGAGTCAAGTGTTAGGCTTTGATTTAGGGATAAATTTGTCTGTACATCTAAATACTCATTTAGataatatgtatacatataaaatattatttgaaaatgagagagaatacTTATCcggatattaattaaataatttgtgtgagtattatttattatgtatatacTTCTCAGCCTTAATAATGTGAATAATCAATGTTGAAAAAAGTACATTCACAACATGCACAATTTGTCGGGATGTTAATCACTTACGGGTCTAAATAATAGCATTTTCTTTGAAATGAACCCACCCAGGACAGTCGCATAACATTATTGGGCAGTCTCCTCTTGTCAAAGCCGCGATGACCAGAGTGTGTGTATGTGAATTTTAGGGCTGCCAAATGCTGCAATCAGGTAAGAACCACCCAATTCTATGCCAATTTAGCATTACTAACTAAGTTTGCCATCAAATCTGAAGATTAATTAGTACCATCTTGCACAGGCAGTTAAAACgtagaaaaatgaattgaataaaGATTAAGTAGAAGAACAtttgacaatatatatataaacagagagagaaagttgAACAGATCTAGCTATAATTGAATGATTGACACCATAAGTGTTAATCCCAAGCTCGAGGAGGAGGAGTAGGAGAGTTGTGTTAGGTGGGTAATGCATGGCTAATGCAAACCTGGGGTAGATCGGATCAGATCAGATCAAATACCATAAATTTCATCTAATTTGGCAGTTGATGACATTTGTTCAAAGGAACCAGATAAGAGAAAAGAAGCAcgaaaattaattaagattcaTGAAAGATAAAAGTCAGCAAATCCCTCTTAGATAGCAAATTTCcgaccaagaagaagaaaaataaaacaaaacaaaacatgaaaTTTATGTAAGGGAAAGACGGGGAAAATAAAGGGCAAAAGTTCTTGTTCTTTCTGTTTGGATCTCCGATTACTGTTTTTCATCATCCCTGCGAGGCCAGCTTTTCTAGCAATTCCCCCATGTTTCCGAGAAGCTTTGAGCCTTGAACAGCGTCGGGACCTCCGCTCTCCCCGCAGCTGGGAACGACAGAACAAACCTCTCGTCGCCGCCGCCACCTCCGCCGCCACACTGATCCCTTGTCAAGCCCAGAAAGTCCCTGGTCAGGCTGTCGCTTTTCTGCCAGTTGGACGTGAACCCCAGATACTCCGGCGGCATTATTCCGGTGCCGGAGCCCATTTCCAACTGGGTCATGGCGGAGGCTACGTGGCCAACTGGTTGTGCACCAAAGCTGGCGGCCTTCTGGAGGAGAGCAGTGGCTGAGAGGTGGGCTGAGGTGGCGGCACTGCTTGATGAGCCCGCATGGAGGTGGTTCTTGTGGGTTAGTGTTGCCGGTGGCGGGTCTTGGAAAAACGGGGCCGAGACGATGGGTGGCCGTGGTCGTGGTGGGATGGGCATGTGGATGGCTTCAGGCTTGATGTGGATTGGGGTTTGGTTGAGGTGGctaggtttagggttttggggctGGTCCCAAGTGTTAAGAGACATGTCAACAGCTGCTTGAGCTTGTTGGGAATTTGGGAAGAGGTGGTGGTGGTTTTGGGTGGAGAAAGGGAAGAGGGGTGGTGGCTGGTGGAAGGGCTGGGCATTGTTAATGGGGAGGTTTGTAATATTCATTCCCATCTGGCTTGCTGACATTCTAGCACTTTCTTCAGCCAGGGCATCACAGAATGCTCTGTGGGTAATGAAGCTATCCTTCCTGTTCAGTTTCGCATCCAAAATAAACACACTTTTTAGAACCAAATTTAAACCAAgtttacgtatatatatatatatatattatatgcccTTGTGGAGGAATAATTTTAGACCACATAATGCAAAGTGGGTGAAATTTGAGAGATGTATGATATTCCAAGGGGAACAAAAATGGTTTCTGTTGATAAGAAAGACAAAGAAAACCATGAGTACGTATCTTGAAAACAGTCATATATTATTGCAGTACTTTGCATCGGTTCCCCTTGTTAATTTCTCCACCAAAGggtgagagagtgagagatgggTTTATTAGATAGACTTAACAACTCTTGCAAGATAAGGAGTCATTGGTTAAACAGCAATATAATAATGGTAATTAATGTGCATGTGTAACAGATGATAATTAAACTTAAAAGATGCATCGCATACTGATTATCAGtgtaaatggaaaaaaaaagggaaaaattaaacaattagtTGCATAAAAATTGTGTGTAAAGTAGAATTTTCCAAAACAAAAACACTTCACATTCTtacattcaaataattaatataatatagcACATGCAAGACTGTAACTAATAATTTTATGCATAACTCAATTAGATATGATGTGACTTGCTAcagaattcaatttttttttttcttttcaaaaccaTGGCTCAATTTATTAAACGCTGCCCCAAATGGGAGGCAAAGAAAACAACTCACCATATCAGATATTTTGGCAGATTTATCAGtacttatcatcatcatcataagcCTTTCAGAGTTTCAGATGAGGGCTGTGTGTCTCTGCAGTGAACAATGCCATGGTCCATGCAATATAATCACGGGAATCTCATCCATATGAAAGCCCCCCGGCCCGACGAACGAATCAATGAGCTtatctctatctatctatctatctatctatcttacACGAGTAGCTAGAAACCATCATTGTTTTTGAGAATATAATGCAGTCTCCATTGCCAGTACCAAAAGCAAgcaaagcaaagagaagaaccaggaattaaaccaaattaattaattaacacatcCTTTGAGAAGCCAATTAAAATGGGAACAGGAAAATGTAATAATATGCAATctccaaaagagaaaaggaCAAGAAGTTTAATGATGTCGATCGTTCATCTCTGTTGCATTAATTatataagtttttaattaattaatacgaTCTAATTAATTCCCCTTCACAGTTCATCATGTTCCATTTGATCTTTGAAAATACCACCTAGGCTGCAGATTTCTGTTTCAGAGATGGGTCGATATTGCTTTCAGCTTCTCTTGCAATACGATCCTCATCAGTTGCAGGCACTTGTATTAATGGCGGCCACTTTCATGCACCCTCTATTTAAGCTTACACACAGATGCATTTCATGCCAAGCAAGCTTTCCACTTTGGTGGAAGAGCAGCCAGAAAACAAAACACATTTTGaag
The Diospyros lotus cultivar Yz01 chromosome 12, ASM1463336v1, whole genome shotgun sequence DNA segment above includes these coding regions:
- the LOC127786521 gene encoding protein indeterminate-domain 12 → MFPSPLISNSTSLSEEATSFPSGLGGLNPTVSTLSIQQPQKIKKKRSLPGNPDPDAEVIALSPKTLLATNRFVCEICNKGFQRDQNLQLHRRGHNLPWKLKQRNSKENRKKAYVCPEPSCVHHHPSRALGDLTGIKKHFCRKHGEKKWKCEKCSKVYAVQSDWKAHSKTCGTREYRCDCGTLFSRKDSFITHRAFCDALAEESARMSASQMGMNITNLPINNAQPFHQPPPLFPFSTQNHHHLFPNSQQAQAAVDMSLNTWDQPQNPKPSHLNQTPIHIKPEAIHMPIPPRPRPPIVSAPFFQDPPPATLTHKNHLHAGSSSSAATSAHLSATALLQKAASFGAQPVGHVASAMTQLEMGSGTGIMPPEYLGFTSNWQKSDSLTRDFLGLTRDQCGGGGGGGDERFVLSFPAAGRAEVPTLFKAQSFSETWGNC